The proteins below come from a single Bombus fervidus isolate BK054 chromosome 15, iyBomFerv1, whole genome shotgun sequence genomic window:
- the LOC139994733 gene encoding alpha-ketoglutarate-dependent dioxygenase alkB homolog 7, mitochondrial, protein MKVTLNLFVYFINKYFNYNSVKYYSQSKTLFNKTEVNFKNWEKELERTMQVLPNFITVEEETSLMEEIDPYVRRLKYEQSHWDDAIHNYRETEKGKWNNENAKVINRIREKAFSKDMSQISLIHILDLAPEGWIKPHVDSIRFCGEIITGLSLLTDSVMRLKMVDNVTLYKDFLLPRRSLYIMSGAARYNYNHEILKNEESFFKGQHIPKGRRISVICRCQPQCDD, encoded by the exons ATGAAAGTTACATtgaatttattcgtttatttcataaataaatatttcaattacaacAGTGTGAAATATTATTCGCAATCGAAAACTCTATTTAATAAGACGGaggttaattttaaaaattgggAGAAAGAGCTAGAGAGAACGATGCAAGTTCTTCCAAATTTTATCACAGTTGAAGAAGAGACGTCTTTAATGGAAGAAATTGATCCTTATGTGAGGAGACTAAAATATGAACAGTCGCATTGGGATGAT gcaatacataattatagagaaacagaaaaaggCAAATGGAACAATGAGAATGCAAAGGTAATAAATAGAATTCGAGAGAAAGCATTTTCTAAAGATATGTCTCAGATTTCACTGATACACATTTTAGACTTAGCACCAGAAGGATGGATAAAGCCACATGTTGATAGCATTAGg TTCTGTGGAGAGATTATTACTGGTTTAAGTTTATTAACTGATAGCGTAATGAGACTAAAAATGGTTGATAATGTAACTTTATATAAAGATTTTCTATTGCCAAGAAGATCTCTATATATAATGAG TGGTGCAGCTAGATACAATTATAATCacgaaattctaaaaaatgaagaatctttttttaaagGACAACATATACCAAAGGGCAGACGAATTTCAGTAATATGTAGATGTCAACCACAATGTGATGATTAG